From Rhodamnia argentea isolate NSW1041297 chromosome 10, ASM2092103v1, whole genome shotgun sequence, a single genomic window includes:
- the LOC115753920 gene encoding auxin-induced protein X15 — MLAKKMVSFKKLAKKAKKMGDGTDREQSPHHEFLLGEFEEGTSSSPKTPDGFFAVYVGDEHQRFVVPTSFLSHPLFKILLEKASNEFGFEQRERLVVPCSVSTFQEVLRAIEGCNGRFDFGKLGEELI, encoded by the coding sequence ATGTTGGCAAAGAAGATGGTTTCCTTCaagaaattggcaaagaaggccaagaagatggGCGATGGGACGGACCGTGAGCAATCACCGCACCACGAGTTCCTGCTCGGCGAGTTCGAGGAAGGAACGTCCTCGTCCCCGAAGACGCCCGACGGCTTCTTCGCGGTCTACGTGGGGGACGAGCACCAGAGGTTCGTGGTGCCCACGAGCTTCCTCTCGCACCCTCTTTTCAAAATCCTGCTAGAGAAGGCGTCCAACGAGTTCGGATTCGAGCAGCGGGAAAGGCTGGTGGTTCCATGCAGCGTGTCCACATTCCAAGAGGTGTTGCGTGCTATCGAGGGCTGCAACGGGAGGTTCGACTTTGGGAAACTGGGGGAGGAGCTCATATAG